DNA from Terriglobia bacterium:
GCACCCTGCACCCGGCTTCAAACAGAAAGCGCTTATTCCCCGAGATAGGCGTCCGCTTCGATTTCCACCAGCATATCCGGATCGACCAATCGGCTGACCTCGACCATTGTGGTGGCGGGTCGAATGCTGCCAAAGAATTCCCCATGAGCTCTTCCGATGATCTCCCAGTCCTCGATGTCGGTCACGAACATTCTTGTCCGAACCACGTCCTTCAGTCCGGCCCGGGCATTCCGCAGGGCGCGTTCAATATTTTGCAGAGCCTGGATGGTTTGCGCGTAAGGATCGCCGACCCCGACGATCTCGCCCGTCTCTCCGGTGGCGGTGGTGCCCGATACATGGATATGAGGACCCGTTCGGACTGCACGCGAGTAACCCACGATGGGTTCCCATGTCGTTCCGCTCGAAATATTTTCTCTCGGCATGAAGCGTTCCTTTCTGAGACTGCGGGGATGGAAGCCGTCAAACAGATTCATCTTTCAGGAATCAGTGAAATCCCATGTGCAAACCGAAACTTGATTTTGGTGCGCCAGGTGAAGCATTATACCGGACTTGAATCAAGACACGGCGGATCCGTGATGGGTCCCCGGGATTTGGTTGGATCACTACAACGGAAGTCCTGCCCCGCCCGGCCCCCCCGGAGTTTTTGGGAGAGCTTAATGTCACCATGACAGTCTGACGGACCACGCGCGGCATCCTCTGCACCTCTGTGATGAAGAATCAGTATGGCCAGGATCCAGACAGAACCTTTCGTTCGGAAGAACTGGTTAATCATCGGCTCGAATGCCGCCATGTTCGTGTACGGCGTCGTCCTGGCCCTGCTCGGATCGATCCTTCCTTTGATGGGCGAGCGGATTCACCTGGATCTAGCCCAGGCGGGCAATCTCTTTCTCGGCATGAACTTCGCAATGCTTGTCAGCATGGTCGGTCTTGGCGTGCTCATGGACTGGATGGGGAAGAAGCCGATCCTGATCGCGGGATCGCTGGTTGTCGCCCTATCGCTCTTGTTGATCAACCGCGCTTCGAGTTATACGGCTGTGCTGGTGGGGGTAGTCCTGCTCGGAATCGGTGGAGGAGCTCTCAATGGAGCGGCCAATACGCTGGTGGCTGACTTGGAGAGAGACCCGCGGGGGAAAGCATCGGCTCTCAATCTGCTGGGGGTCTACTTCGGGTTTGGCGCGCTGTCCCTTCCCTTCATCATGGGAGCTGGGATCAAAGGGCTGGGCCTGGCTCCCATTCTCTACCTTGCCCTCGTCCTTGCACTTGTTCCCAATTTCGTATTCATTGGTCTCACCTTTCCACCGCTTCCCACGCGTCGGACTTCACTCTGGGCAGAGTCCGTTCAATTGGTTCGCAATCCAGTGGTGCTCCTGCTGGGTTCTCTCCTTTTCTTCGAATCGGGAAACGAATTCATTGTCGGCGGGTACGCTTCGACTTACTTCAAAAGCAATATGGGCAGTTCCATCTCTGTGGCCTCTTATATTCTTTCCGGTTATTGGGCGGCCATGATGGCAGGCCGAGTCATCTCGAGCCGGCTGCTTTTGCGCATGAACAGCTTGACGCTTGTAAAGGTGAGTGCCCTGGGCTCCGCCATCGCAGGGTTGGTGTTGCTCCTGGCCACATCCACTCTTGCCGCCATCGCCGGAGTTGTTTTGCTGGGGTTGAGCTTTGCGAGTATTTTTCCAACTTCACTGGGCATGGCGAGTAGCCGCTTCGAGGCGTATTCAGGAACAGTCTTCGGAATTCTCTTTGGGATTGCTTTGAGTGGAGGCATGACGTTGCCTTGGGCCGTCGGACAGTTTTCCGCAAGACACGGATTGCATGCCGGTTTAGGCGTGGTAATTGTGAACGCCCTCCTGATCTTGATTCTTCAGCATTTCATCCAGCCCCCAAAAAACGGGATTCCGAAAATGTGATAAGCAAGGGGGGGAAGACTTCTGGTCAAGTATTACGAAAACGAATCATCGTATCATATTGAATTGGAAGCATTTAAGTGGGCATTCGATGGAGGAAGTGGAAATCGGACCGTAGGAGACAATTCTGAAGACTCTCGCCGGCTGTTCCAGGCGGCGTGGGCTCGAATTCCGATTGCAAACAGGAGCGAAGTTGTCTAAAATTCTCATGGATGTGTCGGAAAAGCTGTAGCGTATGGACGCATCGATCCGTTCGAAATATGGGATGGGCGCATCTCAGAAAGGCTTAATGTTGAATATTGTTCGAGGCAGTTGAGGAAGGTCTCATCGGTCGACTGGTTTTTCATTGAAGTGGGGCGGGCTTTAGTTGAATGGCTGAAGAATTTATATCCTGGTGGTGAATGGCCAGGGCATGCTCTAATTTAGAAATTCGCTGATAACCATTTTAGAGTTCAAAGCATTTTTTATATAATTTAAAGGTTATCGCAATAAGACCCCTTGCCCCCCTCCTGCAGCACGCCGTGACCTTCGCGAGCCCGACAATCCATTCCAATACATTAAGCCTCCTCATCGGAGCAGAATCCTGAGCAGTTCGAGAGAACTGGATTGAACATTCAGGAGCGAGTGCGCCGGTGCTGCGAATGGGTATCGAAGCATGATCCGGCCGGAGGCGCGGGGATGACCCTCAATTTGAAACAAATTTCACAAATACTTCAAAGCTCCAAAGACCGTGGCGAAATCGCTCTCCTGGAAACCGAAGGCATGGCGATCCTGGAAGCCATGGGAATCGAGGTGCCGTTCCACCTCTTCGTGAAGGATACCCTGGAGGTGGCGAAGGCTGATCTCTCCCTGTTCACCGGGAACAGGATCGTGATCAAAGTGATCTCGCCGCTGATCCTGCATAAGAGCGACGTCGGGGGAATCGCCATTGTTCCCAACCAACTGGATGCCATTGTCCTCACGGTAGGTGCCATGGAGAGAAAGTTCCGCGGGGAAGCCCTCGTGGGATTCACTCTGAACCAATTTGTCCCCTACGATTCCTTGCTGGGGAATGAGCTCTTGTTGGGAGCCCGATGGACGGACGATTTCGGGCCGGTCATTACCTTCGGGCCGGGCGGAATCTATGCGGAATTTCTTGCGAATCATTTTAAGCCAGGATCCGATGTTTCGATTCATTCACCGGGGATAACGGCACAAGACGACCTTGCCCTGGTTCTCCAGCAACCTGCTGTGACGCAATTGATTACCGGAAGCTTGAGGGGCCAGCGGCCCCGTGTCAAGTTGGACCAAGTCACGGACGTGGTGCGGAGATTTGGAGAACTGGCGGCCACCTTCATGCCCGAATTGATTTCCGAGTGTGAAATCAATCCGCTCGTGATCACACCCCGGGGATTGATGGCATTGGATATCCTGATCAAATTGGGGAGGGAGCCTGAGGAGAAGACGGTCGACCGACCCATCCGCAAGCTCAAAAATCTTTTACAGCCCCGGTCGGCGGCGATCATCGGCGTCTCCGAGAAGCTCAATCCCGGCCACATCATTCTCAACAACCTGATTCGCGAGGGTTTTGACAAAGAGCAAATTGCCGTCATTAAGCCCGGCGTTCAAACCATCGAAGGATGCCGGTGTTATGCGGACGTCGCCTCGATGCCGCAGACCGTGGATGTCTTTATCCTGAGCATTGAGGCGGCCCAAGCGCCTGCCGTGATCACCGAGATCATCAAGAGAAAAAGGGCGGAGAGCATCATCCTTATTCCCGGCGGGCTGGAGGAAAAGCACGGAACCGTGGCGATTGTTTCGCGCATGCAGGAAGCCCTGAAGGAGGCCCGGAGCAGTGACTGGGGAGGACCGGTCATCAACGGCGGAAACTGCCTGGGCATTACCTCGCGTCCGGGGCGGTACGACACGATGTTCATCCCGGAATATAAGCTCCCTGTGTCGAAAGGCCCGGTCTCACCCGTGGCGATCCTGTCTCAGAGCGGCGCATTTGCGGTGGCCGAGGCCAGCAAGCTCCAGGACATCAATCCCAAGTATTCCATCACGGTCGGCAATCAGATGGACCTGACGTTGGGCGATTACCTGACCTACTTGAAGGACGATCCCGAGATTGAAATCTTCGCGGTCTATGTTGAAGGTTTTCGACCATTGGACGGATTGAGGTTCCTCCGGGCCGCCGCGGAAATCACGGCCAGCGGAAGAACGATCATTTTTTACCGGGCAGGGCGGACCACGGCGGGCGCTCATGCCGCGGCAAGCCATACGGCCTCGATCGCGGGTGACTACGCCGTGACCCGCCAGTTGGCGGAGTGCGGGGGAGTGATTGTCGCCGAAACCATTTCGGACTTCGAGGACCTGACGAGGTTGTTCGGCTATTTCAGGAAAAAGGAAGTGAAAGGCTGGCGGCTGGGAGCCCTCTCCAATGCGGGGTTCGAATGTGTGGCGATAGCCGACAATTTAGGGAATTTCCGGCTGGCCTCTTTCGAAGCCGCCACGGTGGTTCGACTCCAGGAGATTTTCAAGGAAGCACGAATTGATCAGGTGGTCGACCTTCACAATCCCATTGACCTGACTCCCATGACGGGGGATCTCGCCTACGAACGGGCCATCCGGACGGTCATGGAGGATGCCCACGTGGATGCCGGAATTATGGGCTGCGTGCCTCTGACCGCGGCCCTCAATACCCTGCCATCGGGCCCCGGGCATCGCGAGGATTTACTTCGCGAGGACTCGATTGTCATGCGGATGGTTCGGCTCAATGAGGAGCTTTCCAAACCGTGGCTCGTGGTGATTGACAGCGGCCCGCTCTACGATCCCATGGCACAGTTGCTCGTAGAGCAAGGCATTCCGACGTTTCGAACCGCCGACCGGGCACTGAGCTTGTTCAACATAGTTTGTCGGGAAAAAATGAGGACTGTGGCCAGGCGGCATGCGCCGCTCGCAGCGGTCAAATAGGGAAGCCAGGCCGCCCCTATCGGCTGATTCATGGTTTTCGAGGGCATGCGCCCCAGAGGTGTCCCGGGGTGAAGAATGAAATTTGAGGCTTGACGGCAACGCTTTGCGGTAGAATAAGGATCGCAAGCCTGAGGGTTGATTTCATGGATATTTCATGTCCCCCGGGGGAGGCTGCAGGGCACCTTTAGCCATCGAGAGGTGTTTCATTCCGGGGAAACAGTCCCCACGGTTGTTCCGGCCCTCACACGGTTCCTAGAAGAGCCGGTGACCTGATCTTCCCAACAAACCCGAATTTCATTTTCTCATCGAGTGGAAACTCCTCAAACGGGTTCATCATGGAGGCGCTCCATCAAGGAGGTTCGAGCATGAAGAAATTCATCTTACTTGTAGTAGTCATTTTGTTTTTCATTGCGTTCGCAGGCATATCAGGCAATGAAAGTGTGGGGCCGTTGCTCTTAGTCGCCCAGCACAAATCCGCCAATTTTTCCGGCGTCGAAATTAACCCCGAAGACCTGAAGCTGTTTCAACCCTTGCCTGAAGTAATCATCTCTTCGAAGAACCCTCTCAGCGAGGAAAAGATAGCGCTGGGGCGAATGCTGTATTTTGACAAACGGTTATCCCGGGGCAAGGATATCTCCTGCAATGACTGTCACCAACTGGATAAGTATGGAGTGGATAACGAATCGCGGTCGAAGGGATTCAAGGGGCAGTTGGGAGGACGCAATTCCCCGACCGTCTACAATGCCGCCGCTCACGTCGCCCAATTTTGGGATGGGCGCGCGCCTGACGTCGAAGAACAGGCCAAGGGGCCGGTGTTGAATCCGGTAGAAATGGCGATGCCCGATGACAAGGCCGTTGTGGTAGTTCTCAAATCCATTCCGGGATATATGGCCGCCTTCATGAAAGCCTTTCCTGAAGACAAGGACCCTATGACGTATGACAACGTGGGAAAGGCCATCGGCGCCTTTGAACGAAAGCTGGTGACCGCCTCCCGCTGGGATGATTTTCTCAAGGGGGACAAGGCTGCCTTGACCAATGCGGAAAAGATCGGATTCAACAAGTTCATGGAGGCCGGTTGTCAGAAGTGCCACTCCGGCTCTCTCGTCGGTGCGGGCATCTTTGCGAAGCTGGGAACGATGAAAGAGTGGCCTGATAAATCCGATCCGGGACGCTATCAGGTGACCCGGAACAACTCGGACAGGATGCGGTTTAAGGTGTCTTCGCTGCGCAATGTCGAGAAGACGGCCCCTTACTATCACGATGGTTCCGTCGCAACTCTGGACAAGGCAGTGGACCTGATGGCGGAGTTTCAGTTGGGCAAATCATTGAGCCATGATGACGTCAGGTTCATCAGCGCGTGGCTCAAGACGCTGACCGGCAGGATTCCCGTCGATTACGTGAAACCTCCCGAGCTGCCGCCGGACGAAACCCGCAATTCTCCCGTGGGGGCCTATTGAGCCTGGGTTCATGAACTGTCATTGTGGGCAATCCGCCCGGATCGAGGGGCGGATTTTTGTTTCAGCGTGTTGGGGAGAATTAGGGTCAATGGACGGTGATTCAAGGATCCCCCGAGTCCCTGCAGGAGTGTCTTTCAATGGAGCTTGAAGAAATTTCCGGGAGCCTGGTCCGCGGCGACTCCGGCGCGGTAGAGAGCTTGACCCGGCGGGCTCTGGAAGAAGGATTTTCACCCCGGGTCATCCTGGAGGAGGGTTTGATTGCCGGGATGAATGTTGTCGGGATGAAATTCAGGAACAACGAGATTTTTTTCCCCGAAGTCCTTGTCTCAGCCCGCGCCATGAAAGCCGGGATGGCTCCCCTGGAACCCATTCTGAAAGCGTGTGGAATTGAACCCGTTGGAAAATGTGTTTTGGGAACGGTCAAAGGGGACATCCACGACATTGGCAAGAACCTGGTTGGCATCATGTGCAAAGGGGCCGGGTTCGACGTCATCGACCTCGGGGTGAATGTCACGCTTGACAAGTTCATCGCCGCGATACGCGCGCATCGGCCGGACATCCTGGGCATGTCTGCGCTGCTGACCACCACCATGGTTCAAATGAAGATCAACATCGAAGGCCTCCGGGCCGCCGGTCTTCTGGAGGGTATGAAGGTCATGGTGGGCGGAGCCCCGGTGACCCTGAGATTTGCGAATGAGATTGGGGCCCACGCCTATGGGAAAGATGCCGCTGAGGCGGCCGGAAAGGCCGCCGATCTGATGAAGAAATTGAAGACCGCCCCCTGAGGGAGTGACTATGAGTATCCCGGGAGCAGAGCGGTTCGGTATGCCTTCAGGCCCCGGCTTTCATCCGGGTAAAGGAGAGCGGATTTGAACAGCAAGGAGCGAGTCGCAGCGGCGATGCGTCACGAATTACCGGACCGAGTCCCGGTGATGTGCCAGTTGACGCTGGGCCACTATTTCCTCCACTGTGGTCTCCCGGAGATTGAGGTCTGGCATTCTACGGAGGCATTCGGAGAAGCTTTGATCACCATGCAGCGCCGGTACCATTTCGACGGCATTCTGGTCAATCTTCCCGGGCGCGATCCCCATTGGAGCTCCTACATCCGCCGCGTTGAAGAGTGCGCCGGAGAAAAGAAAATCCATTGGGCGAACGGATGTACGACGGTGTGCCCCCGCGACGACAACCCCCATGTTTATCGCGAGGATGGGGCCCAGTACTCTGTTCCCTTTGAAACAATCGAACCGGAGAAACTTTTCTATATCGAACCGCACGCAATGAACGGAATTACCTATCCCTCCTATTGGGGATTTCTCGACGAACCCGCCCGGGAGGAGGATTTTTTTCCACCCTGGCAGTTTGACACCATCGAATACATCCTGCAGCGTACGGGAGAGGAAGTTTCAATCCACAGCGAGATTTTTTCCCCATTCACCCAGTTCCTGGAATTGTTGAATTACACTCACGGCCTGATGGCCCTCGTGGATGATCCCGGGAAGGTCAAGGCTTGTCTGGAAGCGCTCACGCGGGGGACCATCGCCCTGGGGCGCGGGCAAGCGGCACGAGGGGTCGATGCTGTTTTGATATCGTCCGCTTTTGCAGGGGCCGGCTTCATCTCCCCCGATCATTATCGCGAATTTGTCCTGCCCTACGAGAAGAAAGTGATTGAAGGAATTCGTTCAGAGTTTGACGTGCCGGTCTACACGCACACCTGCGGACAGATCGGGGATCGACTGGAACTCATCCAGGCGACTGGCACCCTGGGCATTGACACCCTGGATCCGCCGCCTCTGGGCAATGTCGAACTGGCTGACGCCAAGGAGCGGATCGGCAGCCAACTTTTCATCAAGGGGAATCTGGATCCGGTCAACGTGGTGCTGAACGGCACACCTGAGACGGTTCTGGATGAGGCCAAGCACTGCCTCGAGGTGGCAGCTTCAGGCGGTGGTTACATTCTGAGCTCTGCTTGCTCCATCGCCCCGCATTCCCCGCCGGACAATATCCTGAAGCTGCATGAAGCAGTGGAGCGGTTCGGAAGGTACGATTGATTTGTTTCCATGCTCGACACAGATTATGTGGACAAGCCGCTCATGAAAACTGACATCCTGGAATCACTTCAGACTCAAATTCTACTTTCCGACGGCTCCATCGGCACGGAGTTGCAGAAGATGGGACTCGAACCGGGTGCCCTCGGAGAGTTATGGAACGTTGACCATCCTGAGAGGATCCAATCCCTCCACCGGGCTTATCTCGAAGCGGGCTCCCGCCTTCTGACCACCAACAGTTTCCGCGGAAATCGCCTGGCCTTGTCTCAATATGGTTTGGAGGCGCGGATCGACGAGCTCAATCGAGCGGCAGCCACCCTTGCCCGGGAAGCGGCCGCCGGCAGGGCTTGGGTCATGGGCAGCCTTGGGCCGTTCGGAGGTTTTCTCGAACCGCTCGGAGACACTCGCGCCGAGGAGGTCTTCGATGTATTCAGGGAGCAGGCCCGAGCCTTGCTCGGGGGGGGATCGGACCTCATTCTCATTGAGACCATGAGCTCGGCAGAAGAAATGGACCTGGCCATTCGCGCGGCCCGGGAAGCCGGGGCCGCAGTCGTTTTCGCGACGATGACATTCGCCAAGGTCCGGGATGGCTTTCGCACAATGATGGGGGTCTCCCCTCAACAGGCAGCGGAGGTGATGGACCATGCGGGCGCGGATGTGATTGGCTGTAACTGTGGGACGGCGCTCGAAATGGAAGATCATGAGCAGATTGTGCGCGCCTTGAGTGGCTTCACGTCGAAGCCAATCATTGTGCAGCCCAATGCGGGTCAGCCCGAGTTAGTGGGGACGGAGATTGTTTATCGACGGACTCCCGAAGGCATGGCCGTCAAAGTACCGGCTCTTATTCGAGCGGGCGCCAGGGTCGTGGGAGGATGCTGCGGGACCACGCCGGAACATATTCGATTATTCGATGAAGAGTTGAAGAAGTTGGGGGACAGCAGCACCGTTGGCCGGTAGCGGATTGGCCCCGGGCGTTAACACGAGGGCGCCAAATTCCTTTTCCTCGTTCTGCCACCCGCAGGCTGTCTAGTTCACCTCGACTGCTTTAACGAGCTCCTGACGCCCCCCGTGCATTGCGACGATGAAGAGCGAGCGCCGGGCGTCGTGGTCGGCGGCAAGCCGATAGGTCCCCGTGACGCCCTTCATCAGTTTGTGCTCCCGGATGATGCGATCCAAATAGGATTTCACGCCCTCGCGACTGTACCCGCCGAATTGAATGGCATCCCGAATCAGGTAGACCGCGTCGAAGGCAAAGGCATGCCCGTAATCCGGATCCTCGTGGGCGAATTCCTGCAAATCGTGGATGAATTTCATGGTCTGCTTATCTTCGGGGCGAGGGTAGAAAAACTCGGACATGCGGACCCCTTCAATCTCCGGGGGGGGCTCCTTGAGGGATGCGAGCGTGCTGAGCGCATCTCCTCCCAGGATCTCGGCTGGGATTTGTACCTCATGAATCTGACGGATGGTGTAAAGGGCAGCTTCCGCCCTTTGAAAGAGAACGAAGAGCTCCGGACCGTGATTCTTGAGTTGGAACAGCACGGATCGAATGAGCTCTTTGTCATCGGCTTGCAAGACATTTCGATGAGGAATACTCGAAACGATCTCGCCACCCAGTTCACGGACCCGCTTTTCAAAAAGCTGAGCAATGCCTCTTCCATAATCATCGCTCACATAGAAGACCACGATCCGCTTTTTCCCCCAGTCTTTGACGGCGTACTCCGCCAGGGCGGGGGCTTGTGCCGTGTCGGACAGACAGAGGCGGTATGTCCAGGATCCGACGTTCGTGATCGCCGGGTTCGACGCGATGGTCACAATCTGCGGGATTCCCTGGTGATTGTAGAAGGCGGCGGAGGAGAGAGTGGCCGCGCTGTCGCTGTGACCGATGACCGCGACGAGATCCTTGGTATCTGCAAAGATTTTTCCCAGGCGTAAGACACTCTGTGCGTCATAGGGACTGAGCGTTTTCCCTTTTTCGCCGACGAGCACAAGCGGGACGCCATTGATTCCTCCGGCGGCGTTAATCTGTTTCACGGCAAGCTCGAGGGCCGGATACTGTGTGTTGTTGACGACCGCACCGACCACCACCTGTCGGGGTCGGGAGGGACAGGAGACCGAACCTGCCGTCAGCGCCACCAGAAAGAAAACAATCAAGAATCGCTTCATAGGAATTGCCTTCAAGCCTCCAGCAGTTGGTGAATCACCCGGGAGTAGTTTCCCAGTTGAAATGGTTTGAGGATTTGAGGGACCTCCGAAAGGGACGAGAGTTCCCCTGTGGTGATGGCCACCACATCGCCCGACACAAAGGCAAACCGCTTTCGCAATTCCGGCCGATGCTGGCAAACCCACGTGTACAGTTGTACCCCGTCTATCTTCCCGGGCATCCGTACATCGGAAACAATGAGGTCCACCTGCTGGTTCTCCAGAACCTGAACGGCTTCTTCTCCCGTTTTGACTCCATGGGTCTTGAACCCCGCGCTCGTGAGAAACGAGGCCTGCAATTTAAGCAGCGCTTCCTCATCGTCCACGATCAGGACGGTCCCCTTGTCCTTCCCCCCTTTCGCGGGATAAGGGAGGGCTGGGGTCTCCACCTTTTGCACTTCAGGAGCACTGCCCACCGGCAAGGTGAGAAGAAAGCGAGCCCCCTGTTCCCAGTTTTCCGCGCGAATGGCCCCGCCGTGCTCCTTAACGATGCTATAGCACACACTGAGTCCCAGACCCGTCCCTTTGCCTACTTCCTTGGTGGTGTAGAACGGATCGAAGATGCGGCGGGGTTCACGGATTCCGGTCCCGTTATCGAGAAACTCCAGGCTGATGGTCCCGCCCAGGGCGCGGGTGCGGACCCAGATCTTCCCCTCCTGGCTCTTATCCTGGATGGCGTCGATCGCATTGTTCAGGATGTTGAAGACCACCTGTTGGATCTTCTGCGGATCGGCGTGGAGGATGGGGTCGGTGGGATCGAACTCTCGCACCAATTGAATATTCCTGCTTTGCAATTCGTAGTCGCGCAACTGAAGAACCTCTTCCACGACCTTGTTAATCCGGGTGGGAACCCGTTGAGGTTCCTGGCGACGGGCGACCTGAAGAAGGTTAGCAACAATCCGTCGGCACCGGTCCGCCTGGGAATAGATGTCCTCCATCACCTTGATCGTGCTGGGATCGGCCCCTCGGCTGGTCAACCTCATTTTTTCAAGTTCGGCGAAGCCGAGGATCACGGTGAGAGGGTTGTTCAGCTCGTGGGCCACTCCGCCCACCAGTTGACCCATGGCCGACATTTTTTCGGACTGAACAAACTGTGCCTGTAGATCGTTGAGCTGCCGCGTGCGCTCCTCGACCTTACGTTCCAATTCGGCATAATTCTCCGCCAGCGATTCGGCCATGAAATTGAACCCCAGGGCCAACTGTCCGATTTCATCGTCCCGGGCCCGTGGAGCGCGGGCCGTGAGGTCTCCCTTCCGTATATGGTCGGCCGCATCGAGGACCTGCTTTAAGGGGTGCAGGATGCGGTGTCGTAAAACCAGGGTGAACCCCACCAGCATCAGGAAGAACAGGGCGGCAAAAACGTAAAGGCTGACCACGCCCCCGCGGGCGGTCCGGTCCATCTGATCCGACATGGCCTGCAACTTCTGTACCTGGAGCGCATCCAGCGTTC
Protein-coding regions in this window:
- a CDS encoding response regulator; its protein translation is MKVTRQLVILLSLSIVVAIVFAFRLTQHFSRLSVERTRLTHNLQETFALNLRLHQGIEREIHLLNHQLGQLDPRFNEAINETNFQLGEMIMQYVKLDLGEEERLTVERIRNLHSELAVCSSQIYAQLHRGERAEAIARIQQVEALGDNIAKEFGTLDALQVQKLQAMSDQMDRTARGGVVSLYVFAALFFLMLVGFTLVLRHRILHPLKQVLDAADHIRKGDLTARAPRARDDEIGQLALGFNFMAESLAENYAELERKVEERTRQLNDLQAQFVQSEKMSAMGQLVGGVAHELNNPLTVILGFAELEKMRLTSRGADPSTIKVMEDIYSQADRCRRIVANLLQVARRQEPQRVPTRINKVVEEVLQLRDYELQSRNIQLVREFDPTDPILHADPQKIQQVVFNILNNAIDAIQDKSQEGKIWVRTRALGGTISLEFLDNGTGIREPRRIFDPFYTTKEVGKGTGLGLSVCYSIVKEHGGAIRAENWEQGARFLLTLPVGSAPEVQKVETPALPYPAKGGKDKGTVLIVDDEEALLKLQASFLTSAGFKTHGVKTGEEAVQVLENQQVDLIVSDVRMPGKIDGVQLYTWVCQHRPELRKRFAFVSGDVVAITTGELSSLSEVPQILKPFQLGNYSRVIHQLLEA